In Polaribacter sp. Hel_I_88, the following proteins share a genomic window:
- a CDS encoding class I SAM-dependent methyltransferase, whose translation MIEKDWFTEWFNTKYYHILYKDRNNADAQLFMKNITAFLALPKTTHILDLPCGKGRHSVFLNSLGYKVTGGDLAENSIKIAKQFENTSLKFKVHDMREPFNNQYDAIFNLFTSFGYFEDDKEDILILQNIKNGLHTNGFFVFDFLNAALVKENLVAKEIKIVDDITFHITREIKNGFILKNITFFADDEQHSYTERVKYLDETKMKSYFDKVGFTITHTFGDYKLNNFNEKISNRLILVAK comes from the coding sequence ATGATAGAAAAAGATTGGTTTACAGAATGGTTTAATACAAAGTATTATCACATTCTTTATAAAGATAGAAACAATGCTGATGCACAGTTATTTATGAAAAATATAACTGCATTTTTAGCGTTGCCAAAAACAACTCATATTTTAGATTTACCTTGTGGAAAAGGGCGTCATTCTGTATTTTTAAATTCATTAGGATACAAAGTTACTGGTGGTGATTTGGCTGAAAACAGTATAAAAATTGCAAAACAATTCGAGAATACTTCATTAAAATTTAAGGTACATGATATGCGTGAACCTTTTAACAATCAATATGATGCTATTTTTAACCTATTTACAAGTTTTGGTTATTTTGAGGATGATAAAGAAGACATTTTAATTTTACAAAACATAAAAAATGGTTTGCATACAAATGGTTTTTTTGTGTTCGATTTTTTAAATGCTGCATTGGTAAAAGAAAATTTAGTGGCGAAAGAAATCAAAATTGTAGACGACATTACGTTTCACATTACAAGGGAAATTAAAAATGGTTTTATTTTAAAAAATATCACTTTTTTTGCTGATGATGAACAACATTCTTACACAGAAAGAGTAAAATATTTAGATGAAACTAAAATGAAATCTTACTTTGATAAAGTTGGTTTTACAATTACACATACTTTTGGAGATTATAAATTGAATAATTTTAATGAGAAAATTTCTAACAGATTAATTTTAGTTGCCAAGTGA
- a CDS encoding class I SAM-dependent RNA methyltransferase produces MDKDFKMTATTLFGLEGVLAEELKNLGAQDVKEAVRSVSFRGDKGFMYKANIALRTAVRILKPIKVCKIYDEEDLYESIQKIKWENFLDAEGTFAIGAVVNSKNFTSNSHYISLKSKDAIADYFRHKYHKRPNVDLKYPDVKIHIHIQKDWLTVSLDSSGDSLHKRGYRTATNIAPINEVLAAGMVLLSGYTGDENFIDPMCGSGTILIEAAMIANNIPANINRKLFAFEQWKDYDEDLYFTIQESLLKKIRSSHFKIMGFDKAPSAVQKAKANVESANLDEFIGVHHVNFFNSTKEVFGNTTILFNPPYGERLNIDVQEFYKKIGDTLKHNYPGSTAWLITSDTDALKSVGLRTSKRLALKNGDLDCKFVRYDLYEGSRKIKPRKNNSDEEE; encoded by the coding sequence ATGGATAAAGATTTTAAAATGACAGCAACAACACTTTTTGGTTTAGAAGGTGTTTTGGCAGAAGAACTGAAAAATTTAGGCGCTCAAGATGTTAAAGAAGCTGTAAGAAGTGTTTCTTTTAGGGGAGATAAAGGTTTTATGTATAAAGCAAATATAGCTTTAAGAACTGCTGTTCGAATTTTAAAACCTATAAAAGTTTGTAAAATTTACGATGAAGAAGATTTATACGAATCTATCCAAAAAATTAAATGGGAAAACTTTTTAGATGCAGAAGGCACCTTTGCAATTGGAGCTGTTGTGAATTCTAAAAATTTTACATCGAATTCGCATTATATATCTTTAAAATCTAAAGATGCAATTGCAGATTATTTTAGACATAAATATCATAAAAGACCGAATGTAGATTTAAAATACCCAGATGTTAAAATCCACATTCATATTCAAAAAGATTGGTTAACGGTTTCTTTGGATTCTTCTGGAGATTCTTTGCACAAACGTGGTTACAGAACAGCTACGAATATTGCACCAATTAACGAAGTTTTGGCTGCAGGAATGGTTTTACTATCAGGCTATACAGGAGATGAAAATTTTATTGACCCCATGTGTGGTTCAGGTACAATTTTAATTGAAGCTGCCATGATTGCTAATAATATTCCAGCAAACATCAACAGAAAATTGTTTGCTTTTGAGCAGTGGAAAGATTATGATGAAGATTTATACTTTACCATTCAAGAATCTTTATTAAAGAAAATTCGTTCTTCTCATTTTAAAATTATGGGCTTTGACAAAGCACCATCTGCTGTTCAAAAAGCCAAGGCAAATGTAGAAAGTGCCAATTTAGATGAATTTATTGGGGTACATCATGTCAACTTTTTCAATTCTACCAAAGAAGTTTTTGGAAATACCACCATTTTGTTCAATCCACCTTATGGAGAACGTTTAAATATTGATGTTCAAGAATTTTACAAAAAAATTGGCGATACTTTAAAACACAATTACCCTGGTTCTACTGCTTGGTTAATAACTTCAGATACAGATGCTTTGAAATCTGTAGGTTTGCGAACTTCAAAAAGATTGGCGCTTAAAAACGGAGATTTAGACTGTAAATTTGTTAGATACGATTTGTATGAAGGTTCTCGTAAAATTAAACCTAGAAAAAATAATTCGGACGAGGAAGAGTAG
- a CDS encoding anti-sigma factor, protein MNTKDYIATGILELYIAGSLSEKENEEVHAAIQQNPELLAEVESIEKAIVQLTAATKRDASYSFENIRHKLKVDETKVISIAKPQSNWKQYVGWAAAFILGSTLILSVLQNNKLKEQLASENFEKELLEAQIDSASTNLASAEKLITIFRDKDIISVPLGGQAVSPGAYAKVYWDKKTQSIYLDAKGLPEPPKGKVYQVWSLTLDPLTPTSLGTLDSFTADTNKIFTITNANQSEAFGITLEPAGGSISPTLEQLYTLGAVSS, encoded by the coding sequence ATGAATACAAAAGACTACATAGCAACTGGAATTTTAGAACTGTATATAGCAGGCTCCCTTTCTGAAAAAGAAAATGAGGAAGTACACGCTGCAATTCAACAAAATCCAGAATTATTAGCAGAAGTAGAATCTATAGAAAAGGCAATTGTACAATTAACGGCTGCTACAAAAAGAGATGCTTCTTATTCATTTGAAAATATAAGGCATAAATTAAAAGTTGATGAAACGAAAGTAATTTCAATAGCAAAACCACAATCGAATTGGAAACAATATGTTGGTTGGGCAGCTGCTTTTATATTAGGTTCAACTTTAATTTTATCTGTACTTCAAAATAATAAATTAAAAGAACAATTGGCCTCTGAAAATTTTGAAAAAGAACTTTTAGAAGCTCAAATAGACAGTGCTTCTACCAATTTAGCTTCTGCAGAAAAACTGATTACAATTTTTAGAGATAAAGATATTATTTCAGTTCCTTTAGGTGGCCAAGCAGTTTCACCAGGTGCTTATGCAAAAGTGTATTGGGATAAAAAAACGCAATCTATTTATTTAGATGCCAAAGGTTTACCTGAACCTCCAAAAGGAAAAGTGTATCAAGTTTGGTCTTTAACTTTAGACCCTTTAACACCAACAAGTTTAGGAACTTTAGATTCTTTTACAGCGGATACCAACAAAATATTTACCATTACAAATGCAAACCAATCAGAAGCATTTGGTATTACTTTAGAGCCTGCAGGTGGTAGTATCTCTCCTACTCTAGAGCAACTGTATACTTTAGGGGCAGTTTCTTCTTAA
- a CDS encoding RNA polymerase sigma factor has translation MKDQTELILQFQQKDVKAYEKLYSFYCNSISGVVNNIVKNDDVAQEITQDVFIKAWNKADTYSAKKGRFFTWLLNIARNAAIDYTRSKKFKQSKQNLSADFFVDILESSSSLDSETNTIGLKEFVTKLGETCKSVIELLYFKGFTQKEASEELNIPLGTIKTRNRSCIGELRTMLGV, from the coding sequence ATGAAAGACCAAACAGAATTAATTTTACAGTTTCAGCAAAAGGACGTAAAAGCCTATGAAAAACTTTACAGTTTCTATTGTAACAGTATTTCTGGTGTTGTAAATAACATTGTTAAAAATGATGATGTAGCTCAAGAAATTACGCAAGACGTCTTTATTAAAGCATGGAACAAAGCAGATACTTATTCTGCAAAAAAAGGTCGTTTTTTTACGTGGTTATTAAATATTGCTAGAAACGCAGCAATAGATTATACACGATCTAAAAAATTTAAACAGTCTAAACAAAACCTAAGTGCAGATTTTTTCGTAGATATATTGGAAAGCAGTTCTAGTTTAGATAGCGAAACAAATACAATTGGTTTAAAAGAGTTTGTAACCAAATTAGGCGAAACCTGTAAATCTGTAATTGAATTACTATATTTTAAAGGATTTACACAAAAAGAAGCATCTGAAGAATTGAATATTCCATTAGGAACCATAAAAACAAGAAATAGGTCTTGCATTGGTGAATTAAGAACAATGTTAGGCGTTTAA
- a CDS encoding DUF3857 domain-containing protein, whose protein sequence is MKKKILLLTLLFSATFLNSQVEKSSKMGQTSLDELAMTVYDKDSTATAVVLYEHANIYLDKKNGFNTRTDFYYRIKILDQKAFDLANVVINSYKKEKIIDLKAITYNISENGKIQTTNLNDNTIFKVEESEAWTAHKFTFPNIKVGSVLEYSYSKISPYSGIDDWYFQSDIPKIKSEFDAAILGNYKYNIRIIGYLNLDKDEPSINKKCIYIDGLLGDAACAIYSYGMYDVPAFKEEDFMLSKKNYVSRLTFDLKSYTSPRGKTERYTTTWKEADKKLKDIFFNNQTSKKGFFKRRIPEDILAIENQLEKAKSIYTFIQNHYSWNEKYWNSEDEKVKDAFEDRSGSAGEINLSLFNALEAADIEAELVILSTRNHGLPTTLYPVIFDFNYVVIKTTINGKEYYLDATDKFSPFGQVPLRTLNGQARVINFKKESNWVVLQPKTKSSINTSAKLKLNENGNFVGNLLTRRIGYIAQNQREKLSILGKNNYIKEFEEDNSNIEVDSYEVHFKDNLEKPLQEIFEVTIFMNDELTQKARINPFFFNRLKENPFKLKERNYPVDFGFAKSSTFTLSLEVPDTYKVTQLPEQMAISLPNNSGTFLLKTVNKGNVVNVITRFSLNKKTYSSEEYFSLKEFFKRIVIAESSYIIIEKK, encoded by the coding sequence ATGAAAAAAAAAATTTTACTCCTAACATTATTATTTAGTGCTACCTTTTTAAATTCTCAAGTAGAAAAATCATCAAAAATGGGTCAAACCAGTTTAGATGAATTAGCAATGACAGTTTATGATAAAGACTCAACAGCAACAGCAGTAGTGTTATATGAACATGCCAATATTTATTTAGACAAAAAAAATGGTTTTAATACAAGAACAGATTTTTATTATCGAATAAAAATTTTAGATCAAAAAGCTTTTGATTTAGCGAATGTTGTAATTAATTCTTATAAGAAAGAAAAAATAATAGACTTAAAAGCGATAACGTATAATATATCTGAAAACGGTAAAATACAAACTACTAATTTAAATGACAATACCATTTTTAAAGTAGAAGAATCAGAAGCTTGGACTGCTCATAAATTTACATTTCCGAATATAAAAGTTGGGAGTGTTTTAGAGTATTCCTACAGTAAAATTTCTCCATATTCTGGTATTGATGATTGGTATTTTCAATCTGATATTCCCAAAATTAAAAGCGAATTTGATGCAGCTATTTTAGGAAATTATAAATATAATATTAGAATTATTGGTTATTTAAATTTAGATAAAGACGAACCTTCTATAAACAAAAAATGTATTTACATTGATGGTTTGTTAGGTGATGCTGCCTGTGCAATATACTCTTATGGAATGTATGATGTACCTGCCTTTAAAGAAGAAGATTTTATGTTAAGTAAGAAAAACTACGTTTCTCGATTAACTTTTGATTTAAAATCTTATACAAGTCCTAGAGGTAAAACAGAAAGATATACCACTACTTGGAAAGAAGCTGATAAAAAATTAAAAGATATATTTTTTAATAATCAAACCAGTAAAAAAGGCTTTTTTAAAAGAAGAATTCCAGAAGACATTTTAGCCATAGAAAATCAATTAGAAAAAGCTAAAAGTATTTATACATTTATTCAAAACCATTATTCTTGGAATGAAAAGTATTGGAATAGTGAAGATGAAAAAGTAAAAGATGCTTTTGAAGATAGATCAGGTAGTGCAGGTGAAATTAATTTATCTTTATTCAATGCTTTAGAAGCTGCAGATATAGAGGCAGAATTGGTAATACTTTCTACAAGAAATCACGGTTTACCAACTACATTGTATCCAGTAATTTTCGATTTTAATTATGTAGTTATAAAAACCACAATTAATGGCAAAGAATATTATTTAGATGCAACAGATAAATTTTCGCCTTTTGGGCAAGTTCCTTTAAGAACTTTAAATGGACAAGCTAGGGTTATAAATTTTAAAAAAGAAAGTAATTGGGTAGTTTTACAACCAAAAACAAAATCATCTATAAATACATCAGCCAAATTAAAATTAAATGAAAATGGCAATTTTGTTGGTAATCTACTCACAAGAAGAATTGGTTATATAGCTCAAAACCAAAGAGAAAAGCTAAGTATTTTAGGCAAAAACAATTACATTAAAGAATTTGAAGAAGATAATTCTAATATAGAAGTAGACAGCTATGAGGTTCATTTTAAAGATAATTTAGAAAAACCTTTACAAGAAATATTTGAAGTAACAATCTTTATGAATGATGAGTTGACTCAAAAAGCAAGAATTAATCCTTTTTTCTTTAATCGATTAAAAGAAAATCCGTTTAAACTTAAAGAAAGAAATTATCCTGTAGATTTTGGTTTTGCAAAAAGTAGTACTTTTACACTTAGTTTAGAAGTTCCTGATACTTATAAGGTTACCCAATTACCAGAACAAATGGCTATTTCGTTACCAAATAATAGTGGTACTTTTTTACTAAAAACAGTTAATAAAGGCAATGTTGTAAATGTAATTACACGTTTTAGTTTAAATAAAAAAACATATTCTTCTGAAGAATATTTTTCTTTAAAAGAATTTTTTAAACGAATTGTGATTGCAGAAAGTTCGTACATAATTATAGAAAAAAAATAA
- a CDS encoding exonuclease domain-containing protein produces MYAILDIETTGGKFNEEGITEIAIHKFDGHEVVDTFISLINPEKPIQEFVVRLTGINNKMLQNAPKFYEVAKRIVEITKGCIIVAHNSAFDYRILRTEFERLGYDFERNTLCTVELSQQLILDQPSYSLGKLTKALGIPITERHRANGDALATIQLFKLLLAKDTQKTIFQSSIKYFDRRLEKEKLKNLIDEIPSVLGIFYVHDTNGKVIFIGKGKNIKAEINNLFIKTTRRAVKIQERATSVSFNKTGNELFTRLKYYLELEDISPKFNFKKSFKINEENFNNDNFIIVEKGREVEENAIILIENNVVTSYGYTNLAFQENNAEILKSVLTTINYKEIAKSIVKNYLNRNSVKKIVRF; encoded by the coding sequence TTGTACGCTATACTAGATATTGAAACCACTGGAGGTAAATTTAATGAAGAAGGAATTACCGAAATTGCAATACATAAATTTGATGGACATGAAGTTGTAGACACGTTTATATCCCTCATAAATCCTGAAAAACCCATTCAAGAATTTGTAGTAAGACTTACTGGCATTAACAACAAAATGTTGCAAAATGCACCAAAATTTTACGAAGTTGCCAAAAGAATTGTAGAGATTACAAAAGGCTGCATAATTGTAGCTCATAATTCTGCATTTGATTATAGAATTTTAAGAACCGAATTCGAAAGATTAGGGTATGATTTTGAGAGAAATACATTGTGTACAGTAGAATTAAGTCAGCAACTTATTTTAGACCAACCTTCATATAGCTTAGGCAAATTAACCAAAGCATTGGGAATTCCTATAACAGAAAGGCACAGAGCAAATGGTGATGCTTTGGCTACCATACAATTGTTTAAATTATTGTTGGCAAAAGATACTCAAAAAACTATTTTTCAAAGCTCCATTAAATATTTTGATAGAAGGCTCGAAAAAGAGAAACTAAAGAATTTAATTGATGAAATTCCGAGTGTTTTAGGTATTTTTTATGTACATGATACCAATGGAAAAGTTATTTTTATTGGAAAAGGAAAAAATATAAAAGCAGAGATAAACAACTTGTTTATCAAAACCACAAGAAGGGCTGTAAAAATTCAAGAAAGAGCAACTTCTGTTTCTTTTAACAAAACAGGTAACGAGCTATTTACTCGTTTAAAATATTATTTAGAATTAGAAGATATTTCACCTAAATTCAACTTTAAAAAGAGTTTTAAAATTAATGAAGAAAATTTTAATAACGATAATTTTATAATTGTTGAAAAAGGGAGAGAAGTTGAAGAAAATGCAATTATATTAATCGAAAATAACGTTGTTACTAGCTATGGTTATACAAATTTAGCATTTCAAGAAAATAATGCTGAAATCCTAAAATCAGTATTAACAACTATTAATTATAAAGAAATTGCTAAATCGATTGTAAAAAATTACTTGAATAGAAATAGTGTGAAAAAAATAGTCCGTTTTTAA
- a CDS encoding YggS family pyridoxal phosphate-dependent enzyme, whose product MIKENIQEFKSKIPENVTLVAVSKTKPIEDLQEAYNAGQRILGENKIQEMVDKYDALPKDIQWHMIGHLQSNKVKYMAHFVDLIHGVDKFKTLKVINKEAKKHDRNIKVLLQAKIAKEDSKFGLSFDEIDAILTSEEIATLQNIKVVGFMGMATFTDDKDQLNEEFSSLKNFFDLQKQKTEAANCQLEVLSMGMSGDYQLAIENGSTMIRVGSSIFGSR is encoded by the coding sequence ATGATTAAAGAAAATATACAAGAATTTAAATCGAAAATACCAGAAAATGTAACGCTTGTTGCAGTTTCTAAAACCAAACCTATTGAAGATTTACAAGAAGCTTATAATGCTGGTCAGCGTATTTTAGGCGAAAATAAAATTCAAGAAATGGTGGATAAATATGATGCTTTACCTAAAGACATTCAATGGCACATGATTGGCCATTTACAGAGTAATAAGGTAAAATATATGGCACATTTTGTCGATTTAATTCACGGAGTCGATAAATTTAAAACCTTAAAAGTCATCAACAAAGAAGCTAAAAAACATGATCGAAATATTAAAGTTTTGTTACAAGCTAAAATTGCTAAGGAAGATTCTAAATTCGGACTTTCTTTTGATGAAATTGATGCAATTTTAACATCCGAAGAAATAGCAACTTTACAAAATATTAAAGTGGTTGGTTTTATGGGAATGGCCACATTTACTGATGATAAAGATCAGCTGAATGAAGAGTTTTCATCCCTTAAAAACTTTTTCGATTTACAAAAACAAAAAACAGAAGCAGCCAATTGCCAGCTTGAAGTTTTATCAATGGGAATGAGTGGAGATTACCAATTGGCAATCGAAAACGGAAGTACCATGATTCGAGTTGGAAGTTCTATATTTGGTAGTCGTTAA
- a CDS encoding DUF1015 domain-containing protein: MAIIKPFKAVRASRDKVALVSSKSYETYTPAELGAKLDFNPYTFLHVVNPDYKYLQEVSTEKRFQLVQSRYADFKRNKIFNQDTIPGFYIYERSDATNTFCGIIGATSIDDYKNNLIKKHEGTIHKRERLFEKYLKIIGFNAEPVLLTFRDDETLEEIINKEKAKNPEYEFSTTDKMLHKLWVVNDENITQKITKAFAKIEALYIADGHHRTASSALLAKELASENENHTGSEAYNYFMSYLIPESQLKISEFNRFVKDLNGLSVEEFLEKLSVHFVIQNRGQLIYFPDKKHHFSMYLNGEFYSLYFKEDNYTFTNALSKLDSEILFRTVLEPILGVKDLTNNDRVGHSDNKKDVISIKTKVDAGFYTIGFSMMPVTIFELKEIADANLKMPPKTTYIQPKLRSGLTVYEF; this comes from the coding sequence ATGGCCATAATTAAACCTTTTAAAGCAGTTAGAGCAAGTAGAGATAAAGTTGCTTTGGTTTCTTCCAAATCTTATGAAACCTATACTCCTGCTGAATTAGGTGCAAAACTAGATTTTAATCCTTACACTTTTTTACATGTTGTAAATCCTGATTATAAATATTTACAAGAAGTTTCTACAGAAAAAAGATTTCAATTAGTACAAAGCAGATATGCAGATTTTAAAAGGAACAAAATTTTTAATCAAGATACCATTCCTGGTTTTTATATTTACGAAAGAAGCGATGCTACCAATACTTTTTGTGGCATTATTGGAGCTACAAGTATTGATGATTACAAGAATAATTTGATTAAAAAACACGAAGGAACAATCCATAAAAGAGAACGTCTTTTTGAAAAATATTTAAAAATAATTGGTTTTAATGCAGAACCTGTTTTGTTAACGTTTAGAGATGATGAAACACTTGAGGAAATCATCAATAAAGAAAAAGCAAAAAACCCTGAGTATGAGTTTTCTACAACCGATAAAATGTTGCATAAACTTTGGGTTGTAAATGATGAGAATATCACTCAAAAAATTACAAAAGCGTTTGCCAAAATAGAGGCTTTGTATATTGCTGATGGGCATCATAGAACTGCATCATCTGCTTTGTTAGCTAAAGAATTAGCTTCAGAAAACGAAAATCATACTGGTTCTGAAGCGTATAACTATTTTATGAGTTATTTAATTCCAGAATCACAATTAAAAATCTCTGAGTTTAATCGATTTGTAAAAGATTTAAATGGCTTATCTGTAGAGGAATTTTTAGAGAAATTAAGTGTTCATTTTGTTATTCAAAATCGTGGACAATTGATTTATTTTCCAGATAAAAAACATCATTTTAGTATGTATTTAAATGGTGAGTTTTATTCTTTATATTTTAAAGAAGATAATTACACTTTTACGAATGCTTTGAGTAAATTAGATTCAGAAATATTATTTAGAACTGTTTTAGAACCAATTTTAGGGGTTAAAGATTTAACGAATAATGACAGAGTTGGCCATTCTGATAATAAAAAAGATGTAATTTCCATCAAAACAAAAGTAGATGCTGGTTTTTATACGATTGGTTTTAGTATGATGCCTGTAACAATTTTTGAATTGAAAGAAATTGCGGATGCAAATTTAAAAATGCCTCCAAAAACAACGTATATTCAGCCAAAATTAAGAAGTGGTTTAACTGTTTATGAGTTTTAA
- a CDS encoding D-2-hydroxyacid dehydrogenase, translating to MKILANDGLSKSGIEALEKGGFEVLNVKVAQNQLENYINDNNIDAIIVKSLTEVRDDLIDECPSLKLIAFAGVGMDTIDVEYAIDKGLHVINAPEASTVSVAEMVFAHLFGMVRFLHSANREMPLEGDSRFRELKKTYSEGTELRGKKLGIIGFGSIGQEVAKIAIGIGMEVIAIDDNITSESITLNFFNGQKINFNIDMSTKEELLKEADFITIHIPEQEGYVIDTDEIEKMKDGVGIINTSRGSNLNEVALITAIENGKVQFAGLDVFESEPNPEIQLLMNPDLSLSPHIGAGTLEAEERVGLEIAKQIIELLR from the coding sequence ATGAAAATATTAGCAAACGACGGATTATCAAAAAGCGGAATCGAAGCTTTAGAAAAAGGAGGTTTTGAAGTACTAAATGTAAAAGTTGCTCAAAATCAACTAGAAAATTATATAAATGATAACAATATAGATGCAATTATTGTTAAAAGTTTAACCGAAGTTAGAGACGATTTAATTGATGAATGCCCGTCTTTAAAATTAATTGCTTTTGCAGGTGTTGGTATGGATACTATTGATGTAGAGTATGCAATTGATAAAGGTTTACATGTAATAAATGCTCCAGAAGCTTCAACAGTTTCTGTTGCAGAAATGGTATTTGCACATTTATTTGGAATGGTACGATTTTTACATTCTGCCAACAGAGAAATGCCTTTAGAAGGAGATTCTAGATTTAGAGAATTAAAAAAAACGTATTCTGAAGGAACAGAATTACGTGGCAAAAAATTAGGAATTATTGGTTTTGGCAGCATTGGTCAAGAAGTTGCAAAAATTGCCATCGGAATTGGAATGGAAGTAATTGCTATTGATGATAATATTACTTCTGAAAGCATCACTTTAAACTTTTTTAATGGTCAAAAAATCAATTTTAATATTGATATGAGCACCAAAGAAGAATTATTAAAAGAAGCTGATTTTATTACAATTCATATTCCTGAGCAAGAAGGGTATGTTATAGATACTGATGAAATAGAAAAAATGAAAGATGGAGTTGGAATTATAAATACCTCTAGAGGTAGTAATTTAAATGAAGTTGCATTAATTACGGCTATTGAAAATGGAAAAGTACAATTTGCTGGTTTAGATGTTTTTGAAAGCGAACCAAATCCAGAAATTCAACTATTAATGAATCCTGATTTATCTTTATCTCCACATATTGGTGCAGGAACTTTAGAAGCAGAAGAAAGAGTTGGTTTAGAAATTGCAAAACAAATTATAGAATTATTGAGATAG
- the serC gene encoding 3-phosphoserine/phosphohydroxythreonine transaminase: MKKHNFSAGPCILPQEVLQKASDAILNFNDDNLSLIEISHRSKPFVEVIEKARSLALELLGLENKGYQAIFLQGGASMEFLMVAYNLLNKKAAYLNTGTWSDKAIKEAKAFGEVVEVASSKDKGFNYIPKGYSIPKDADYFHCTSNNTVAGTQMKSFPETNVSLICDMSSDIFSRQLDFEKFDLIYAGAQKNMGPAGTTLVIIKEEILGKVERHIPSMLNYQIHIKSDSMYNTPSVFAVYVSMLTLQWLKDLGGIPFIEEVNNKKAELLYAEIDRNPLFKGIVAKEDRSIMNATFVLTDESLTEKFDKMLKEAGINGLNGHRSVGGYRASMYNALPLYSVQALVDVMKALK, from the coding sequence ATGAAAAAACATAATTTTAGTGCTGGGCCTTGTATTTTACCACAAGAGGTTTTGCAAAAAGCATCAGATGCTATTCTAAATTTTAATGATGATAATTTATCGTTAATCGAAATTTCGCACAGAAGCAAACCTTTTGTTGAAGTGATAGAAAAAGCACGCTCTTTAGCTTTAGAATTGTTAGGTTTAGAAAATAAAGGATATCAAGCCATTTTTTTACAAGGTGGTGCAAGTATGGAATTTTTAATGGTTGCTTACAATTTATTAAATAAAAAAGCAGCGTATTTAAACACAGGAACTTGGTCTGACAAAGCCATAAAAGAAGCAAAAGCTTTTGGTGAAGTTGTGGAAGTAGCTTCCTCAAAAGACAAAGGTTTTAATTATATTCCTAAAGGATATTCAATTCCAAAGGATGCAGATTATTTTCACTGTACAAGCAACAATACAGTTGCAGGAACACAAATGAAATCGTTTCCAGAAACAAATGTTTCTTTGATTTGCGATATGAGTTCAGATATTTTTTCTCGTCAATTAGATTTTGAGAAGTTCGATTTAATTTATGCTGGAGCTCAAAAAAACATGGGGCCTGCAGGAACTACTTTAGTAATTATCAAAGAAGAAATTTTAGGAAAAGTAGAAAGACATATTCCTTCTATGTTAAACTATCAAATTCATATTAAAAGCGATAGCATGTACAATACACCATCAGTTTTTGCTGTGTATGTTTCTATGCTAACATTACAATGGTTAAAAGATTTAGGTGGCATTCCATTTATTGAAGAAGTAAACAATAAAAAAGCAGAACTCTTATATGCTGAAATTGATAGAAATCCTCTTTTTAAAGGAATTGTAGCCAAAGAAGATAGAAGTATTATGAATGCAACTTTTGTGTTAACAGATGAATCTTTAACAGAAAAGTTTGACAAAATGTTGAAAGAAGCAGGAATAAATGGATTAAATGGACACAGAAGTGTTGGTGGTTATAGAGCAAGCATGTACAATGCTTTGCCACTTTATAGTGTGCAAGCTTTGGTAGATGTAATGAAAGCTTTAAAATAA